The region tagaaaagTGTTTATGAAAAGAGAACTACTTAAAAACTTGTTTGGTAACAtgatttttcaaaattgttttaaaaatgagaaaataaaaatatttatttgataaattatttttaaaaacaatttaaggGATGAGAAAATAAAAAACCTATTTGATAAATCGActtttaaaaattgtttttaactaatatataataataaaggtttttattaattaataattaaattttGGGTTAAATACACTTTACCCCCTGTAATGTTAGCGAGTTTAGGGTTACCCCCCTGGTAAAGTTATTTTTTCAATACCCCCCTTATGTTATGTAGATTCCTTCATAGAACCCCCTAATATCCAGGTGGCATGGAATCTTGGTTTTTTATTTCAGACGTggctttttaatttttttattttcacatGTGAATCTTCATTAGGTCTCCAGCATGGCATAAACTAGAAATTAGGGTtccaaatccatccctctctctcttcgtgaaatccatccctatcccaaatccatccctctctctcttcgtgaaatccatccctaccccaaatccatccctctcttcATCTTCGTCCGTGTCCCCTTCATCTGGGTTATGGGTGGCAGCAAGGCATCTTCCACGAGTGAAGTTGGAAACGGCTTACCAAGATGTGGATGCAATGAAACCATGAAGTTGTTGGTCTCCAAGTCAATTGAAAACCCCGGTCGCAAATTTTGGAAATGCAGGAATTATACGGTGAGCAATTTTGaagcattttattattttgagttTGATTTCGAAATTAATTGTTGGTGGTGTTTGTCTCAAATTGCAGAATGGGTGCGGTTTATTTTTGTGGGATGATTTGGTCAGTGAGTTTGCAGTGAAAGAAACCAATCCGTCCGGATGCCGCCAATGTGAAGTCAACAAGGcttatttgattgaatttgcTAAAGAGATTGTTGAGGAGATAGATTGCAGAGTCGGAAAGCTTAACAAGTTAGAAAAACTGAAGAAAAAGATTGCAATGGAAAAGAGGAAAAATTTATGGTTAATGTTTGTAATTGGTCTGTCATGGATGTTGATAGCAGCTATGGTTAAGTTAGTCTAATGAGTCTGTCATGTAATTGTTATGTCATTAGTGTTTTTCAGCAATGTAATGTTGAACTTGTAATGTGTTCATCAATGAAATGTAATCTGTTCATCAATCTTAAACTGTCAGTGCAACATCATTATTTGATTAAACTTTCAGCATTCAATCTACCAATAATGACAGAAAAAAGTTATATCATAATGAAAGAGCAAAATTGCGAAATCATCAGAAAACTACAGAACAATTTTATAGTCAGTAATTCTAAAGAAAATATGACATAGTAAACATATAAATAAATTGAAATATATTAATGTAGTCTATCTCTTAAACTTTTTCAGTGCAGAATTCAAGGTGAATGTAATTAAATACTTTGGCTTTTTCTTTAGGTCCTGCAGAATTCATGGTTTTGTTGTAAGATTAGTGCACAGACTAGCCATGGCTCTCTGCAGAATTCATGGtttatgaaaaacaagaaaaaaatgTGACAGACTAGCCATTGTGTTTTATAGACAATACACACCAATAATGTTAAACTGATACATTAGAATTGATCATCACAGTAAGTGCATATGTTTGTTACAAAAGGATTACAAAATACATGTCTTCAAAGATCAGTTGGCATTACAAAAGAGTTTTCCAAAAGGATTACAAAATACATAGCAGAAACATAATAATCAGTCCCTCATTTTGAAGTGGGTATGTCTTCATTTTCTGGTAGGGTAATTGGTTTGTCACTAGATATTCCTTCACCTGTTATGGGTCTTTTAAACCAACTCAACTTGATCCTCTCACTTTGCCTTCTTTTGATGATAGGTTTTTTTTCAACCCTTTTTCTGGATTGTTTTGTGATTGAGGCAGCCACACTAGATCCTGTTTGACTCATAATAGTTGGAACAGGCATATCAGTTGGAGGCTGTGGATCAGTTGGAACAGGCACATTTGTTGGAACAGTCATATCAGTTGCAGTTGGGGCAGGCATATCAGATGCAGTTGGCATATCATTTGCAGTTGGCATATCAGTTGCAGTTGGCACATGTCCTTTTTAGGTTTTCTCTACAATGTAAGACACAATGTATGGTTGTCATCACAATGCATATCATAATGAAGAATGTAAGACAGAATGTAGAATGTAAGACAAAATGTATATCACAATGAATTACCTTTCTTTTAAGTGCATTGGGATCCTGAGTGGTAGCCTTACAAGTCATAGCATTGTGACCAAAATTATCACATTTGGTGCACTTATATGCAACACCAGATCTTCTCTTCCTTGCACCATCCTCTCCACTTTCTCTTATCCTAATCTTCTTAGGTCTACCAGGACCATTTTTATATGCAGATGGTAGAGGTGGTTCCATCTCAACTTCTGGCCACATATCTTGACCATTGATTGGACTTACTGAAAATCCATAACATAGTGCAAACTTTTCTCTTGTGTAACAAGCATCAACAAATTCATCAGGGTTTTGCTTTCTATAACTCAGAGCAGCTACAGCATGCCTACATGGAATTCCTACTAATTCCCAAAAATTACAACTACATGACCTTTTAGCAATGTCAACAATAAATTCATGTGTGTTGTAACTATGTGTAACCTGAAAAGTCTCAGCAATTGACCATGTTGGCAACCAATGACCACTATTGAACACCTCATTATCTAACCTTCTCCTAGGTATTGGCATCACCTTATGTGGCCAATTTTCTAGTTTACTTGCAGAGGTGGATAACCTATTCATCAGATATTTTCTTATCCACTCACACATTGTGAGTATAGGTTTGTCCCTAGCAGCTAGAATGGTAGCATTAAAAGACTCTGAGATATTATTCATCAATGTATCACATTTAGGGTAAAAAGAAAAGGCATGCTTACACCAGCTTTTGGTAGGAACAGCCATCAACCAAGTCCAAGCATTGGGATCTGCATTCTTCAATTCATTCATCTTTTGGACCCATGCCTGATAGTATGTGGCTTTAGCAGCTCCCATCATTAAATCTCTAATAAGGGCTCCTCCACCAAACCTTTTCTTGAAATTAGCATACAAGTGCCTAAGACATAATCTATGCTCAATAGTATCAGACAATTCTTCAAATACAGCCACAAGTCCCTGATACAAAatagaaattttttcaacatttaGAGAATAGAATAATTTGCAACAGAAAGATAGAGTTAAATACATACCTTCTGTTGATCAGAGATAAATACATATCTTCTATCCTGACCAATGTCCTCCATTAGTAGTTGTATAAACCATCTCCAACTCTCCTTTGTTTCATTTTCAACCACACCAAATGCCAAAGGGAAGTATTGATCATTAGCATCCCTGCCTACAGCAATAAGTAACTGTCCACCATACTTGGTCTTTAAGTGACATCCATCAACCCCCACAAATGGTCTGCATCCATGAATAAAGCCTTTCTTACAGccatcaaaacagaaataaaatgACCCAAACCTTGGTTGTATGGATGGACTAGGTCTTTCTACATTTATCTTCACAGTGTTGCCATGGTTTACCCTTCTTAGTTCTTCTGCATACCTCCATATGGAAGCATACTGATTGTCAGCATCACCTTCAATTATCTTCTTGGCAATTAGCTTAGCCCTCCATGCTTTTGCAACAGTAATACCCACAGAATATGTTTGCCTCATATCTTGGATGATGTCTCTTATCCTGACTGTATCAGAAGTTTGCATCCTCTTTACCACATGCTTGGCCACCCACTTTGAGCTAGCAGACTTGTTGTTCAAAACCCTAGCACATGTGTGCTTATGTACAAGTGTTTTTATAGCAAAAGTCTCCTTGTGGCCCACCTTAGAGCATAAGACTAAAAACCCACATTTATGCTTACACACCACCCTTACCCTATCTCCCTCATTTTTCACAAAAGAAATTTCCCTCCCATTAAGCACTGACCACTCACGGATAGCTGCCCTAAAGTCATCAAGTGTGTTGAATTCCATACCCCACTTGAATATAAAGTCTTTGTTTAGATGCTCTTTCCTAAACCTAGCATACTTGGGCCTTTCTTCATCACAAGAATCATCTGGGTCAGAACTATTCAACTCATCACTATAGTATACATCATCTGAATCCATACTCTTATTGGGCTCCTCCATACTGTTATTGGGCTCCTCCCTAATAGGCTTAGTAACATCTATTCCTTAAAAACCATCAAAGTAAGCAGTAGCTCTTTCATCTTCACTATCATCTAACCCCTCTACCTTCTCCTCATCTAATGGAACAATTCCATTATCAGGGGGGTggtcatcatcattcacacatttagGTTCCCTATCAGCAGGGTCCATGTTCCCAGTACTATGTTCAACATACAAATCTCCTTTCACATTCATTGCACTAAAGTATAGAGCAAAATCATCAACAGCATCATCATCTTTCCTAATCAGAAAAAAACCATCTTGAATTTCTAAAACTTTTGTCCATACCCTAACACAATCAGCCTTATACCCTAACCTACTCAACAACTTCTCAATGTTATCCATGTTCCAATTTGAAACATGTATCCCATTAACTGTCGTATCCGTACCCCCTCTGTATATAATTTCTTCTTCAAAAACCCTGTAAAATTCACCCCCATGGTGGAGTGTAACACTAAAGTGCTGTGAATCCTGTCAATATATTATACCCACATGTCAAAGATTGTTGATTTCAAAATTTTACCCTACGACATTGATGAACTTCAAATTTTTACTAACCTCGGACTTTGGACACTTCACTGAGCTCGTCTTCACTGAGCTGGATCGCTTCTTCGTATTCGCTGAGGTTgtcttcatcttcgtcttcactgcGGTCGTCTTTCTCGTTTGCTTCGTTCCCTGCattcttcttcttcgtcttcgTCTTCCCCTGGAAATTTCGTCTTCGTCTTCCCTGCTATGTTCAGAACCCTAATTTTCTAAGGGGGTATTTGAAATTAAAAAGTGTAAAATGACACATAATCActttaacaaaattaaaaatatgccAGGTGTAGGACCTCTTATTAGATTCCATGCCACCTGGATATTAGGGGGTTCTATGAAGGAATCTACATAACATAAGGGGGGgtttacaaaaaatatttttacaggggggtaatcctaaactcgctaacattacaggggggaaaagtgtatttaacccttaaattttttttaatgacttataattaaatatacaaatgtataattttattattaaataaagtcgagataattttttttaaatatataatttttttttggaGTTGAGTAATAACTTGTTCACACAAAATATTTTGTTAAGTACGATAATATGTCAATATTCGAAGTATATATCAACTGTTCTTTATTGAATATGAATTTATGAATTgatatttttaataattattacATGATGAAAATAGTGATGTAAATAATAACTCTATTTAATCTTAACTAATCATAGTTGTAACTGAATTAGGAGCTAAGTTAGGAGCTAAAGTAGGAGTTAGTTAGTTCCCTAGTTTACTATATATATTAATTACACTTGTATATTGTAATTAGGTTTTTATAAGGAATATACTTTCTTTAATGAATTTCTCTCCTATGATATTCCAAAGTTAACATGGTATCAGTTTGAAACCTTTTTTTTCGcaattcatcttcttccttttttttttcttctcgTTATTCAATTTCCTTTCTTGCTGAATCACCTCAACAATGGTGATTTCTTACTCTGATTTTGCTATCAATCCCTCCAATCCATATTATATGCATCCGAATGAGAATCCATCTCTTATTCTCGTTCAACCTGTGCTTGATAACAAGAATTATCAAATCTGGTGCAGATCGATGAAGGTGACTCTTATCTCCAAGAACAAGGTAAAATTTGTTGATGGCACTCTTTCTCCTCCTCCTATCTCTGACCCTCTCTATGAACCCTGGCTTCGATGTAACAACCTCGTCCTCTCATGGCTTCAATGTTCCATCTCTGAAGATATTGCGAAATCTCTCCTCTAGTATGATCGTGCTTCTCTTGTATGGAAAAGTTTAGAGAATCGGTTCTCTCAGGGTGATATTTTTCGCATTGCTGATATTCAAGAGGAAGTAGCTCGTCTTCAACAAGGAACTCTTGACATCTCTTCGTATTTCACCAAATTAATGACACTTTGGGAAGAAATCGAAAATTTTTGCCCAATTCGTGATTGTACTTGTGTTATATCGTGTTCTTGTGGTGCTGCTGCAGATCTACGCAAATTCAAGGAGCAAGACAAGGTAATCAAGTTCTTGAAAGGTCTTGGTGATCAATACTCTCATGTTCGTTCGCAGATTATGCTGATGTCTCCACTTCCAACCCTAGACAATGCGTTCAATCTGATTCTTCAACAAGAACACATGTTCAATCTTCATTCAACCACTGATTCTTCATTTGAGAATCAATCGTCAGCGAATTACTCCTCTCAAACACCTTCTCGTTCTTCTCACAACTCCGGACGTGTTAGTCCATGTTAAAAGTGTTTATCTTATTATGTGATGTAGACTCTTATCCTTAGCACATTCTTATAGAATTTTTTCTATTGATACATTTTTATTCTAGTAAAATATTTTTATCAGTACATTTTCTATTGATATTTTTAATTACGTTTTTAGCAATTAATTTGCTTTTAAAAGTTATTTTTTATGTGCAAATAAATTTTATATCTCAAAGCTCCATACATATATAATTTGTATGTATTTAATGTGTAAAAAAGttaattgaattaaaataaagggtgatattattttataaaattaattatttatatatttatttaatgtAATTTAGTTGGATGTATGTTTAAAATATTTTTAGAGTATACattaaaaattatatatatatatatatatatatatatatatatatatatatatatatatatatatatatatatatatatatatatatattaatgaGAAGTGATTAGCATTTTGACTCTTTAGATTAGAAAAGAGAATTTGCATggataaaaataaaataataacctttaataaaataaaataatagaGGTCTTATATTTATTAGTTATAATTTCATTATGCAATATACTACCGAAAAAAACAAAACCTCCTAATCATCAATCATTATGACACTATAAATAACAAATCAAAAAATTACCAAAGTGCCATTAATGAAAACCGATTGTTTTCCGCGTGTTTTCATTTTGTGGATTTTCCAAACAAGAAACTGAAAGTGAAAATTGAAACAGCTTTTATAAATTTTCTATCTTTTAGTTTTTAAAACTGAAAAACAAAATTAGTTTTCAAAACTAATATTTTAAAAAGAGTTTATCAAACAAGTTCTTTAACTTTAactttttaaaaattaaaaaacaatttttaaGAATTGATTCAAACAGACCTAAGTATTGGAGGGGACTTTCCTCGAGTCATCCATTTTTCAGAAGCCTCACTTGAAACTTGAAATGCGCCACTGCTATATAAAACGTGATTTTTTTGTCAACATATAATAAAACCTGATTTAGTTGGAGAAAATGATGATAAAGTGGCACAATATTGGAATGGAGTGCTAAAGCCATCATTTTTCTTAGGCTACTTTTGAGCAAGTTGCacatataaaaataaaaatttgtaGACTTGACCTGGACTCTAAGAGTTAGTTACATTCCAAGCACCTATGTATAATGTCACTTTTATGGAATATTCATTGTTTGAGAAAAAGTATAGCTACATTTGTACATAAGTTTTTTCATCAATTAATTTTTTATGCACAATATATAGATCAATCTTTCAAGTCGTTTGGAATCTATAGTTTTGAGAACATAGTGGAGATCATGGTGGCCTTTAGCCAGGGCAATTGGAATCTATAGTTTGGCCTTGAGCCTAGGCAATTGGAATCTATAGTTTTGATAACATGGTGGAGATCAAGGTGGTCTTTAACACGGGCAAATAAATTTTTGCTCACCATACTAAGTTGTCCTTTTTACCTAGTATTTTTAAAATGATATAATAATAAACTTAAAATCATAAATTATATTTTTCActcaataaaataataatatttatttaatttaatagttttttttttgaatttctctagtattcatcatcatcattaattgttgTTTCGATTAAATATGTAATTCTTTGTATCGAAGTCGAAATAAAGTGTTTGTTTTTTATAGATGTCAAAATTAATTTGTATCGAATAAAGTCTGTATTTTATATATTTGACAAAAAATCAAATACAATCTGTCGAAGCATGCAGTTGTCGAAGAAGTCGACAAAGTCAAAATAGTTAACTTAACTTAGTTTTAGTTGAGTTAGTTATTTTGTGATTATTTGGAGTGTATTGTGTAGTTTCAAAAATCACAATGGTGATTAACACACATTGTAACAAACACATTGAGTGCAGTTTGCACAACAATATTCATTCATTCTTCTTCCTCtataatttcttttctctcaCTTTCAATTGCATTATTTTCTTCTTTAATTCTCTGTGTAATGTAGAATCATCTTACAACCAAGAAGTGGTTGTTTCACCTGAGTAAAGAGTGAAGAACAAAAGGCGTGACCAATCAGATAAATTAATTCTTGTTCATCAATATTGATTCGATTAACTTCAAGATTGGAGTTTTCCTAACATCTAGTATCTAGAGCACTGACTGTGTGATCTTCGGGACACATTGAATCGACGAATCATCTGAACGGATATTTTCCAGCGAATCTTCCAATCTTGAATGGTAAGAACTATGAAAATTTGTGTAACCAGATGGAGGTTGTTTcctgttatcaagatctttgaGATCTTGTGAAGAATGATGTAACACCAATTAGAGAGAATGCTACAAATGAACAGAAGGTTGCACACAAAGATTTGAAGAAAAAGGATCACAAGGCTCTCTTTTTAATCCATCAATGCGCTGATCCAGACAACTTTGAAAAAGTTGGTGATGTAGATTCAACAAAGGAAGCATGGAACATCCGGGAAAAATCATTTGGAGGCGTTCAGAAAGTGAAAaaggtgaggttacaaactcacaaaaggatgtatgaattacttcagatggaagacaatgaaaaCATGACTGATTTCTTCACTAGAGTAACAAgactggtgaatcaaatcaaaatgtgtggagaagtgttgacacCAAAATCTGTAATGTCAAAGATTTTGAGGTCCTTGCATCCAAAGTTCGAtcatgtggtagtagccataaAAGAATCGAAGGATTTTTCAAGTATTACAAAAGAAGATCTTCAAGGGACTCTTGAATCTCACGAACAAAGAATGACTGAAGAACTGCAAGCAAGTCGAAGAATGGTGTGGCCTTGCAAGCTCAGTCAACtaagaaagacaaaggaaaacAGAATGGTAGAAATCACATAGGAAATCAAATACAATCTTCTAACCAAGGAAATCACATAGGTGGTGGTGCAAGTAGAGGAATAGACGATGGAAGAAAACCTGATAAAAGTCATATTCAGTGTTATAACTATAAAAAATATGGCTATTATGCTAGTCAATGTTGAGGAGGCAAGAAAGATCAATAAAATGATGCAAAGCTTGAAGAAGGTGAGGTGATGCTAATGGTCacaacaaaagaagaagaaagattcAAAGATCAATGGTATCTCGACTCAGGTTGTTCGTCGCACATGACTGGAAGAAAATACTGGTTTATCAACATCAATTCCTCATCGAAGAACAAGGTAAAATTTGAAAACAATAATACCATATCTActgaaggtattggtgatgttctgatCAGGAGAAAGGATTGTAAACAATCAGTAATTTCCAATGTGTTGTACATACCTGACATGAAGAGTAATCTGCTAAGTATAGGTCAACTGATTAAGAGGAAATACAAATTATTGATCGAAGATAGAAGGATAAGAGTTATCGACTTAAGTAACAAGTTAATCTTGAAGGCTCctatgtctcagaatagaaccttcaaaATTGAACTTGATGTGTTGAAACACAAGTGCAGGCGGTTGCAGCTAGCAGAGACGAATGGTTATGGTATTATAGATTTGATCATTTGAATTTCAATGACAATAGTAACTTGAAGAGGAAGAAACATGGTTTCAGGCCTACTAAAAATCCATATTCTAGAAGAAGTATGTGAAGAATGTGTTCAAGCAAAGAAACATAAGAATATCTTCAGCAAAGATGCAAGAAGCAAGTCAAAATCCACTCTTGAGATAATATACTCATACGTGTGTGGTCCTCTCCAAGTAGATTCACTTCGAGGTAACAAGTATTATGTTACATTTATTGATAATTATAGCAGAAAGCTGAGGACCTACATAATCAAGAAGAAAGGTGATGTGATTGATGTTTTCACCATATTCAAAGTAATGGTCAAAAGAAAAAGTGGTCACAAGATTATGGTTTTGAGGACATATAGAGGTGGAGAGTATGTGTCAAAAGATTTCGACATACTATGTACAAAAGAAGGaattgtgcatgaggtggtgccatCATACACTCCTAAAAAAATGGTATTACTGAAAGAAAGAACATAACCATTATGAATATGATGAGAAGTATGTTAAAAGGGAAACATCTACCAAATGAGCTATGAGGCGAGGTTGTGTTGACTATAACATACATACTAAACAAATGCCCGATGAAGAGGCTTGAAGGTATCACACCCGAAGAATATTTGCCTGGTGTCAAACCTAGTTTAAGTCATTTGAAGGTATTTGGATCCATAACATATAGACATCTTCCAGACCAGCTGAGAAGAAAGTCAAATGAtaagtcgagtcagatgatctTGGTGGGATATCATTCGACTGGCGGATACAAACTATTaacccagtgaataagcaagtcTTGATCATCAGGGATGTGATCttagatgagcttaaggagtgggattaGACTAAAAACATCAAGAAGGATTCAAAAAGAATCCCGTgtgatgaaccaactagtgaagCCGTTAGAGATGTTCGATAAGTTGTTAGAGAAGTTAGATAAGAAGTTGTCGAAGGTCAAGCTAGCACAAGTAGACCTCAGAGAACCAGAAACATGCTTGTAAGATTTCATGCTGTGTAATAACATCAAATGATGTGGTTGATGACGAAGGTGTGTTAGTACAATATTCCTTATATGTAGATACCGAGTCAGTCAATGCAGCTGAAGCATTGAAAGACTTAAGGTGGATGAAAGCTATGGTGGATGAGATAAAATCCATAGAAGATAATGATACCTGGTCACTAGTCAAATTACCAAAAGGGAAGAAGGCAATTTATGTGAAATGGGTATACAAATTAAAGTTGAACCCAAAATATGAAGTAACTCGACACAACAAGACTTGTAACAAAAGGGTatcttcagaaagaaggaattgACTATGATGCAGTATTTGCACTAGTATCTAGAATTGAAAGAATCAagttggttgttggtctagccAATATGCATAACTGGTTGATTGTCAGATGAACGTGAACTGTGCATTCTTGAATGATCCTATAGACGAAGAGATGTATGTAacacaaccagctgggtttgtgaaacatgaCTAAGAAAGGAAAGTATACATGTtgcataaagccctgtatggactgaaacaagctccaagagcaTGGAACAAGAAAATAGACAGATTTCTAAAATTGAAAGAGTTTGAGAAGTGTTCGACAGAGCATGGTGTGCATGTCAGGAGAAGCGTGATTGGGCTGCTTATACCgtgtctctatgtcgatgacctgttgataacaaGCAGTTGTAAGAAGGAGATCGAAGAATTCAAACATGACTTAAGTAAGGAGTTTCAAGTGTTATACTTGGGAAATATCTCACACATCCTTGGTATCAAATTCTGCAAGAGTAGTAAAGgcttgatgatgcaccaaagaatATATGCAGGCGAAGTACTCAAGAGATTTGGGATGCAATATTGCAACCCAACTTTGAATCCAGCTGAGCCCAGATTGCAACTATCGAAAGACTCAGGTGAAGATGATGTCAATTCAACACAGTACAAAAGAATCATTGgatcacttcgatacctttgtcacacaagggAAGATTTAGCCTATTGTGCAGGCATGGTCAatagattcatgcagaagccaaaggtatctCATCTTGCAGCCACCAATAAGATACTAAGGCATCTCAAAGGAACACTTGACTATGATATTTTATTTCCCTCAGTCGATGAAGGGAACGAATGAAAACTTGTGGGTTACACTGACTCTAGTTGGTGTGGTGATGCTGAAGATAGAAAATCAACAGTAGGATATGTGTTCATGTTGGGTGGTGCGCTAATCACATGGAGTTCAAGAAAGGAACAAATGATAGCTTTATCATCGTGTGAGGTTAAATACATATAAGCTTCTTTATGTccatgtcaagcaacatggatgaTGAATCTAGTCGAAGAAATTACAGGGAAGAATCATTGAGCAATGACCATGAAGATCAACAACATGTCAGCTATAAATCaggcgaagaatccgatagcacacGGAAGAAGCAAATACATCAAAATGAGGTTCTATTACCTGAGAGAGAAAGTAGCAAATGGAATGCTGAGTCTGGAAA is a window of Lathyrus oleraceus cultivar Zhongwan6 chromosome 6, CAAS_Psat_ZW6_1.0, whole genome shotgun sequence DNA encoding:
- the LOC127093787 gene encoding uncharacterized protein LOC127093787; translated protein: MEEPNKSMDSDDVYYSDELNSSDPDDSCDEERPKYARFRKEHLNKDFIFKWGMEFNTLDDFRAAIREWSVLNGREISFVKNEGDRVRVVCKHKCGFLVLCSKVGHKETFAIKTLVHKHTCARVLNNKSASSKWVAKHVVKRMQTSDTVRIRDIIQDMRQTYSVGITVAKAWRAKLIAKKIIEGDADNQYASIWRYAEELRRVNHGNTVKINVERPSPSIQPRFGSFYFCFDGCKKGFIHGCRPFVGVDGCHLKTKYGGQLLIAVGRDANDQYFPLAFGVVENETKESWRWFIQLLMEDIGQDRRYVFISDQQKGLVAVFEELSDTIEHRLCLRHLYANFKKRFGGGALIRDLMMGAAKATYYQAWVQKMNELKNADPNAWTWLMAVPTKSWCKHAFSFYPKCDTLMNNISESFNATILAARDKPILTMCEWIRKYLMNRLSTSASKLENWPHKVMPIPRRRLDNEVFNSGHWLPTWSIAETFQVTHSYNTHEFIVDIAKRSCSCNFWELVGIPCRHAVAALSYRKQNPDEFVDACYTREKFALCYGFSVSPINGQDMWPEVEMEPPLPSAYKNGPGRPKKIRIRESGEDGARKRRSGVAYKCTKCDNFGHNAMTCKATTQDPNALKRKVIHCDIHFVLHSTFCLTFFIMICIVMTTIHCVLHCRENLKRTCANCN